In Nocardia asteroides, the following proteins share a genomic window:
- a CDS encoding cell division protein SepF translates to MSTLHKFKAYFGMVPLDEYEDDYVDDHAPRGAEERAGRPRPRSYDRYAEDRYGSDRFEDEADDYPQPAYKSAYQARRDDYVADTYADDRYETPRRPTRIETAPSSGRSFRAGGVAPGMRGSTRGALAVDPDAEERRLEERMRPEPAAARRPGIFEDGGPLSKITTLRPRDYSEARIIGERFREGNPVIMDLVDLSNADAKRLVDFAAGLAFALRGSFDKVATKVFLLSPADVDVSAEERRRIAENGFYNQK, encoded by the coding sequence ATGAGCACGCTGCACAAGTTCAAGGCGTACTTCGGCATGGTTCCGCTCGACGAGTACGAAGACGATTACGTCGACGATCACGCCCCTCGTGGCGCCGAAGAGCGCGCGGGCCGCCCTCGTCCGCGCAGCTACGACCGATACGCCGAAGACCGTTACGGCTCCGACCGTTTCGAGGACGAGGCGGACGACTACCCGCAGCCGGCCTACAAGTCGGCCTACCAGGCGCGTCGTGACGACTACGTCGCCGACACCTATGCCGACGATCGTTACGAGACGCCGCGTCGCCCCACCAGGATCGAGACCGCGCCGTCCTCGGGACGCTCGTTCCGCGCGGGCGGTGTCGCTCCCGGTATGCGCGGCTCGACGCGCGGCGCGCTCGCGGTCGATCCCGACGCCGAGGAGCGCAGGCTGGAGGAGCGCATGCGCCCCGAGCCTGCCGCCGCGCGGCGCCCCGGGATCTTCGAGGACGGAGGTCCCTTGTCCAAGATCACCACGCTGCGTCCCCGGGACTACAGCGAGGCCAGGATCATCGGTGAGCGTTTCCGCGAGGGCAACCCGGTCATCATGGACCTGGTCGACCTGAGCAATGCCGATGCGAAGCGGTTGGTCGATTTCGCGGCGGGGCTCGCGTTCGCGCTGCGCGGTTCGTTCGACAAGGTGGCGACGAAAGTGTTCCTGCTCTCACCGGCCGATGTCGACGTATCGGCGGAAGAGCGGCGCCGGATCGCCGAAAACGGCTTCTACAACCAGAAATAG
- a CDS encoding helix-turn-helix transcriptional regulator, protein MLDRAFVGRAAELAALTTTFTGPDAPWVLLVEGPAGIGKSRLVARFAESVPCRVFSVTGAEDARAQPGYLTDDLVEQLDDGGADPRAGTVGAGTAVLGDLGRGERQGPDLVADAPPSSVEDLRGGVGAADVLADGAVARRLRRALGVVQTVLIVDDAQWADAESVRLLAFLIRNRPANGFRLLLAFRDGGCPPAITRLLRGPRVRATHVRVPPFTEADVAGLLPGEEPRRRARLLTASHGNPLYLALLADLPDRELDRALRGENPDPTSNGYAALDRTIRAELAQLPDLERAVAQATAVCGAPPDLELLCAAADLPLPTVADALDGLDARGVVRLTEGAVTFVHPLIRTAAYRLSGHGGLAMAHRRTALALRAREAPLPARAAHLEHAMLGPDEESGAELRSAAAQVLADAPASAARWLALAHRIAPSTDPYADAVSLGRALLLAGAAERAAAALEPAAGEPGPHQLEALLLSARGARMLGRVDQARGLLAIAARLPRRAGDGPVQLELAILEMQDHQDAEGHARLNALFGSAEIDDPAVRAAATALRCLGFVADGQIRAAAELYPHCHQAFENLTDTGFREVIHAIPALGWCAYFLDHDRDGLVHLDRAIRVSHRYGRSYALAELQTVRAYALAKLGRLDAALIAADEATDAASTFHYPDLLAFAGAIKLRTLLLTAPADTARAQWHTVAALPRPVMRWWRQVVDTTLTETARPLDLPVPDPGPPPPRPGPLHPTHLARAAHAALSAGDLPTAATLITHAESAARTQYAPAETPAGGTAPADDAVVGTASAGEAVVGTALAGEVVVGTASAVDAVVGAAPVGDAVVGTAPADDGPAGGAVSAGDWSGLGSQIGVAALARAEYSAVIGDLAAADAAATVAIDAFARAGMVVHRAQAELAAGIVAGRRGDFGAATNRFAAARAVFAEAGAQRLLAEVTAAQRSLAGSRSPGTATMLTRREREVAELAAQGHTNKDIATHLYLSPRTVEDHLGRVLRKLGLTSRAGIARKLDDLTVGPA, encoded by the coding sequence GTGCTCGACCGCGCCTTCGTCGGCCGCGCTGCCGAACTCGCCGCCTTGACCACCACTTTCACCGGCCCCGACGCACCCTGGGTGCTGCTGGTCGAAGGACCCGCCGGCATCGGGAAGTCCCGCCTCGTCGCCCGTTTCGCCGAATCGGTGCCGTGCCGGGTGTTCTCGGTCACCGGTGCCGAGGACGCCCGCGCGCAACCGGGTTATCTCACCGACGATCTCGTCGAGCAACTGGACGATGGCGGCGCTGACCCGCGGGCGGGCACGGTCGGCGCCGGGACCGCCGTGCTCGGTGACCTCGGCCGCGGGGAGAGGCAGGGCCCGGACCTGGTTGCCGATGCGCCGCCGTCCTCCGTCGAGGACCTGCGCGGTGGTGTGGGCGCGGCGGATGTGCTCGCCGACGGTGCCGTCGCCCGGCGGCTGCGCCGGGCGCTGGGCGTGGTGCAGACCGTACTGATCGTCGACGACGCGCAGTGGGCCGACGCGGAATCGGTGCGGCTGCTGGCCTTCCTGATCCGGAACCGCCCGGCGAACGGCTTCCGGCTGCTCCTGGCGTTCCGCGACGGCGGCTGTCCGCCCGCGATCACCCGGCTGCTGCGGGGCCCCCGGGTGCGGGCCACCCATGTCCGGGTGCCGCCGTTCACCGAAGCCGATGTGGCGGGGCTGCTGCCGGGGGAGGAGCCGCGGCGGCGGGCTCGGTTGCTCACCGCGTCGCACGGGAATCCGCTGTATCTGGCCCTGCTGGCCGACCTGCCCGACCGGGAGCTGGATCGGGCGCTGCGCGGGGAGAACCCGGACCCCACGTCGAACGGCTATGCCGCGCTGGACCGCACCATCCGCGCCGAACTCGCCCAGCTGCCGGACCTCGAACGCGCGGTCGCCCAGGCCACTGCGGTGTGTGGCGCGCCGCCCGACCTCGAACTGCTGTGCGCGGCGGCGGATCTGCCGTTGCCGACGGTGGCCGACGCCCTCGACGGTCTGGACGCGCGCGGCGTGGTCCGGCTGACCGAGGGCGCGGTCACCTTCGTCCATCCGCTGATCCGGACCGCCGCCTACCGGCTGTCCGGCCACGGCGGGCTGGCCATGGCGCATCGCCGGACCGCGCTGGCCCTGCGCGCCCGCGAAGCCCCGCTGCCCGCGCGGGCCGCCCACCTCGAGCACGCCATGCTCGGCCCCGACGAGGAGTCGGGGGCGGAGTTGCGGTCGGCCGCCGCGCAGGTTCTCGCCGACGCGCCCGCCTCGGCCGCGCGCTGGCTCGCGCTCGCGCACCGCATCGCGCCGTCGACCGACCCGTACGCCGACGCCGTGTCGCTGGGCCGGGCGCTGCTGTTGGCGGGTGCCGCCGAACGCGCCGCGGCCGCCCTCGAACCGGCCGCCGGGGAACCGGGCCCGCACCAGCTGGAGGCGCTGCTGCTGTCGGCCCGAGGTGCGCGCATGCTCGGCCGGGTCGACCAGGCCAGGGGACTGCTCGCGATCGCCGCGCGCCTGCCCCGCCGCGCCGGCGACGGCCCGGTCCAGCTGGAACTGGCCATCCTGGAGATGCAGGACCACCAGGACGCCGAGGGCCACGCCCGCCTCAACGCGCTGTTCGGGTCCGCCGAGATCGACGACCCCGCGGTCCGCGCCGCCGCGACCGCGCTGCGCTGCCTCGGCTTCGTCGCCGACGGCCAGATCCGGGCCGCGGCCGAGCTCTACCCGCACTGTCACCAGGCGTTCGAGAACCTGACCGACACCGGATTCCGCGAGGTGATCCACGCGATTCCCGCCCTGGGCTGGTGTGCGTACTTCCTCGACCACGACCGCGACGGTCTCGTCCACCTCGACCGCGCGATCCGCGTCAGCCACCGCTACGGCCGCAGTTATGCCCTGGCCGAACTCCAGACCGTGCGCGCCTACGCCCTGGCCAAACTCGGCCGCCTCGACGCCGCGCTCATCGCCGCCGACGAGGCCACCGACGCCGCGAGCACCTTCCACTATCCCGATCTGCTCGCCTTCGCCGGCGCGATCAAACTCCGCACCCTGCTGCTGACCGCACCCGCCGACACCGCCCGCGCCCAATGGCACACCGTCGCCGCCCTGCCCCGCCCGGTCATGCGCTGGTGGCGCCAGGTCGTCGACACCACCCTCACCGAAACCGCCCGCCCCCTCGACCTCCCCGTCCCCGACCCCGGCCCACCCCCACCCCGCCCCGGCCCCCTACACCCCACCCACCTCGCCCGAGCCGCCCACGCCGCCCTGTCCGCCGGCGACCTCCCCACCGCCGCCACCCTCATCACCCACGCCGAATCCGCCGCCCGAACCCAGTACGCCCCCGCCGAAACCCCGGCCGGCGGCACCGCTCCGGCAGACGACGCCGTGGTCGGCACTGCTTCGGCCGGTGAGGCCGTGGTCGGTACTGCGTTGGCGGGTGAGGTCGTGGTCGGTACCGCTTCTGCGGTTGACGCCGTGGTCGGTGCCGCTCCGGTGGGCGATGCCGTGGTCGGTACCGCTCCGGCAGACGACGGCCCGGCCGGGGGAGCGGTTTCCGCCGGCGACTGGTCCGGGCTGGGCAGTCAGATCGGGGTCGCTGCGTTGGCCCGGGCCGAGTACTCCGCCGTGATCGGCGATCTCGCCGCGGCGGACGCGGCGGCCACCGTGGCGATCGATGCGTTCGCGCGGGCCGGCATGGTCGTGCATCGCGCGCAGGCCGAACTCGCCGCGGGGATCGTGGCGGGCAGGCGCGGCGACTTCGGTGCGGCGACGAACCGATTCGCCGCGGCGCGCGCGGTGTTCGCGGAGGCGGGCGCGCAGCGGCTGCTGGCCGAGGTGACGGCCGCCCAGCGCAGCCTCGCGGGCAGCCGGTCACCGGGCACCGCGACCATGTTGACCAGGCGCGAACGCGAAGTCGCCGAACTGGCGGCCCAGGGCCACACGAACAAGGACATCGCCACCCACCTCTACCTGAGCCCACGCACCGTCGAGGACCACCTCGGCCGCGTCCTGCGCAAACTCGGCCTGACCAGCCGCGCGGGCATCGCCCGCAAGCTGGACGACCTTACCGTCGGTCCCGCCTGA
- a CDS encoding LppU/SCO3897 family protein, translating to MSFTGKGRVSRFALALLAVSALGAAGCSAIDKATEVAKDAGKSDTARSKVGDCINVISASMIDSKTEPVACTAETAVYKVVQVHDTKVDCHEDYTSYEETFGSGGTLAFLCLAPNFKEGSCYNEGMMTGYKFVPCTSTEADFKVVSRVDGQVDEQLCGADADSVLVVNDPKTTFCLGDAKS from the coding sequence ATGTCATTCACCGGCAAGGGCAGGGTTTCCCGGTTCGCGCTCGCACTGCTGGCGGTCTCGGCCCTCGGTGCCGCCGGCTGCTCCGCCATCGACAAGGCCACCGAGGTGGCCAAGGACGCGGGCAAGTCCGACACCGCGCGCTCGAAGGTCGGTGACTGCATCAACGTGATCTCCGCGTCGATGATCGACTCGAAGACCGAACCGGTCGCCTGCACCGCCGAGACCGCCGTCTACAAGGTCGTGCAGGTGCACGACACCAAGGTCGACTGCCACGAGGACTACACCTCCTACGAGGAGACCTTCGGCAGCGGCGGCACCCTCGCCTTCCTCTGTCTGGCGCCCAACTTCAAGGAGGGCAGCTGCTACAACGAGGGCATGATGACCGGCTACAAGTTCGTGCCGTGCACCTCCACCGAGGCCGACTTCAAGGTCGTGTCCCGCGTCGACGGCCAGGTCGACGAGCAGTTGTGCGGCGCGGACGCCGACTCGGTGCTCGTGGTCAACGACCCGAAGACCACGTTCTGCCTGGGCGACGCCAAGAGCTGA
- a CDS encoding cell division protein FtsQ/DivIB, producing MPAARGWHGYRLWTVVGLVVVTVLVVLAWFTPALSVRTVRVDGLAAVSQEEVRGKLEIPDGRSMLRIDTTAIAQRVAAIPKVRSVRVQRKFPSTVLVTVVERTPVLYIESPDGAHLIDAESVEFAIEPASPIGVPKLITEGSFTGPAAAKAAVDVLVTLPPALSVQVGEVVARSISDVSLNLRDGRKVVWGGTGDGERKAAVVLPLLTREGTVFDVSSPNLVTVK from the coding sequence ATGCCCGCCGCGCGCGGGTGGCACGGCTACCGTCTCTGGACGGTGGTCGGGCTGGTGGTGGTGACCGTACTGGTCGTCCTCGCCTGGTTCACCCCCGCGCTGTCGGTGCGCACCGTGCGCGTGGACGGCTTGGCCGCGGTCTCCCAGGAGGAGGTCCGGGGAAAGCTCGAAATCCCGGACGGCCGTTCGATGTTGCGCATCGATACCACCGCTATCGCCCAGCGGGTGGCCGCGATTCCGAAGGTGCGTTCGGTTCGGGTGCAGCGCAAGTTCCCCTCGACCGTCCTGGTGACGGTGGTGGAACGAACACCGGTGCTGTACATCGAATCACCGGACGGCGCGCACCTGATCGATGCCGAGAGCGTCGAATTCGCGATCGAGCCCGCCTCGCCCATCGGCGTGCCCAAGTTGATCACCGAGGGGTCCTTCACCGGGCCCGCGGCGGCCAAGGCCGCGGTGGATGTGCTGGTCACGCTGCCGCCCGCGCTATCTGTGCAGGTGGGTGAGGTTGTCGCGCGGTCGATTTCGGACGTCTCGCTGAACCTTCGTGACGGTAGGAAGGTAGTCTGGGGCGGCACCGGCGACGGCGAGCGAAAAGCTGCTGTCGTACTGCCGCTGCTGACCCGTGAGGGGACCGTGTTCGACGTGTCGAGTCCGAATCTGGTCACGGTAAAGTGA
- the murC gene encoding UDP-N-acetylmuramate--L-alanine ligase yields the protein MVGIGGAGMSGIARILLSRGGAVSGSDARESRGVLSLRARGAQVRIGHDADALDLLPGGPTVVVTTYAAIPKTNPELVEANRRHIPVLLRPTVLAALMRGHKTLLVSGTHGKTSTTSMLIVSLQHCGADPSFAVGGELNEAGTNAHHGSGDVFVAEADESDGSLLQYDPDVAVVTNIESDHLDFFGTDEAYIQVFDDFADRLAPGGLLVVCLDDPGSLALAHRVAPRLRERGVEVLGYGSGELADAPVPVGARLIDWQPRDVGGIVEFQLAGETTPRTVRLSVPGRHMALNALAALLAAKATGADIDEIVQGLEGFGGVHRRFQFTGRENGVRVFDDYAHHPTEVRAVLEAAAQLVAQEAADGARTRRGRVIVVFQPHLYSRTATFATEFGAALSLADEVVVLDVYGAREEPLPGVNGALVAQAVTVAVHYQPDMSKVGRQVAGLAQPGDVVITMGAGDVTMLGSQILDGLRARPQQGGR from the coding sequence ATGGTCGGCATCGGCGGTGCGGGCATGTCCGGGATCGCCCGGATCCTGCTCTCGCGCGGCGGCGCGGTCTCCGGCTCCGACGCCAGGGAGAGCCGTGGCGTGCTGTCGCTGCGGGCCCGCGGCGCGCAGGTCCGCATCGGCCACGACGCCGACGCGCTCGACCTGCTGCCCGGCGGCCCGACCGTGGTGGTCACCACCTACGCCGCGATTCCCAAGACCAATCCCGAACTGGTCGAGGCCAATCGGCGCCACATCCCGGTGCTGCTGCGCCCGACCGTGCTGGCCGCGCTCATGCGCGGGCACAAGACGCTGCTGGTCTCGGGCACCCACGGCAAGACCTCGACCACCTCGATGCTGATCGTCTCGCTGCAGCACTGCGGCGCGGATCCGTCCTTCGCGGTCGGCGGCGAGCTGAACGAGGCGGGCACCAACGCCCACCACGGCAGCGGTGACGTCTTCGTGGCCGAGGCCGACGAGTCCGACGGTTCGTTGCTGCAGTACGACCCGGACGTCGCCGTGGTCACCAACATCGAATCCGACCACCTGGACTTCTTCGGCACCGACGAGGCCTATATCCAGGTCTTCGACGATTTCGCCGACCGGCTCGCGCCCGGCGGCCTGCTGGTGGTCTGCCTGGACGACCCGGGTTCGCTGGCGCTGGCCCACCGGGTCGCGCCGCGCCTGCGTGAGCGCGGCGTCGAGGTGCTCGGATACGGCTCCGGCGAGCTCGCCGACGCCCCGGTCCCGGTCGGCGCGCGGCTGATCGATTGGCAGCCGCGCGATGTGGGCGGCATCGTCGAGTTCCAGCTGGCGGGGGAGACCACGCCGCGCACGGTGCGGCTGTCGGTGCCCGGCAGGCACATGGCGCTCAACGCGCTGGCCGCGCTGCTGGCCGCCAAGGCCACCGGCGCCGACATCGACGAGATCGTGCAGGGGCTGGAGGGCTTCGGCGGGGTGCACCGCCGGTTCCAGTTCACCGGCCGGGAGAACGGCGTGCGCGTCTTCGACGACTACGCCCACCATCCCACCGAGGTGCGCGCCGTGCTCGAGGCCGCCGCCCAGCTCGTCGCCCAGGAGGCCGCCGACGGCGCCCGCACCCGGCGCGGCCGGGTGATCGTGGTGTTCCAGCCGCATCTCTACAGCCGCACCGCCACCTTCGCCACCGAGTTCGGCGCCGCGCTGAGCCTGGCCGACGAGGTGGTCGTGCTCGATGTCTACGGCGCCCGCGAGGAGCCGCTGCCCGGCGTCAACGGTGCGCTGGTGGCGCAGGCGGTGACCGTCGCGGTGCACTATCAGCCGGATATGTCGAAGGTGGGCAGGCAGGTCGCGGGCCTGGCCCAGCCCGGTGACGTCGTGATCACCATGGGCGCGGGCGATGTCACCATGCTCGGCAGCCAGATTCTCGACGGCCTGCGGGCCCGGCCCCAGCAGGGCGGCCGGTGA
- a CDS encoding YggT family protein yields the protein MALFAVLYLVLFIFWLLLISRVIVEFIRSFARDWRPTGVVVIILEVIFTVTDPPVKLLRRLIPPVNLGGIRLDLSIMVLLFVVFILMSIVGRLGQPVTSV from the coding sequence GTGGCCCTGTTCGCGGTTCTGTACCTGGTGCTTTTCATCTTCTGGCTGTTGCTGATCAGCCGGGTGATCGTCGAGTTCATTCGCAGTTTCGCGCGCGATTGGCGCCCGACCGGGGTGGTGGTGATCATCCTCGAGGTGATCTTCACCGTGACCGACCCGCCGGTGAAACTCCTGAGGCGATTGATACCTCCTGTGAATCTCGGGGGTATTCGGCTCGATCTGTCGATAATGGTCCTGCTCTTCGTGGTCTTCATCCTGATGTCCATCGTGGGTAGGCTCGGGCAGCCCGTGACCTCCGTGTGA
- the ftsZ gene encoding cell division protein FtsZ, whose protein sequence is MTPPHNYLAVIKVVGIGGGGVNAVNRMIEQGLKGVEFIAVNTDAQALLMSDADVKLDVGRELTRGLGAGADPEVGRKAAEDHKDEIEEVLKGADMVFVTAGEGGGTGTGGAPVVASIARKLGALTIGVVTRPFSFEGKRRGNQAEVGINLLRESCDTLIVIPNDRLLQLGDAAVSLMDAFRSADEVLLNGVQGITDLITTPGLINVDFADVKSVMSGAGSALMGIGSARGEGRSVKAAETAINSPLLEASMDGAHGVLLSIAGGSDLGLFEINEAASLVQEAAHIEANIIFGTVIDDSLGDEVRVTVIAAGFDGGGPSRRVLENNPGTRVGTNPIGAGRAGEVGQARASEAPVRATEPATSGVSSGRTSAPSYRDTERYRESERQRVTEQAMNRVNNPDQRDDGDDDDDIEVPIFMRR, encoded by the coding sequence ATGACGCCCCCGCACAACTACCTTGCAGTGATCAAGGTCGTCGGTATCGGCGGCGGCGGCGTGAACGCCGTCAACCGAATGATCGAACAGGGACTCAAGGGAGTCGAGTTCATCGCGGTCAATACCGACGCACAGGCCCTGCTCATGAGCGACGCCGACGTCAAGCTCGATGTCGGCCGCGAGCTCACGCGCGGCCTCGGTGCCGGCGCCGATCCGGAAGTCGGCCGCAAGGCCGCCGAAGACCACAAGGACGAGATCGAAGAGGTGCTCAAGGGCGCCGACATGGTCTTCGTCACGGCGGGCGAGGGTGGTGGCACCGGTACCGGTGGCGCCCCCGTCGTCGCCAGCATCGCCCGGAAGCTGGGCGCCCTGACCATCGGTGTCGTCACCCGGCCGTTCTCCTTCGAGGGCAAGCGCCGTGGCAACCAGGCCGAGGTCGGCATCAACCTGCTCCGCGAGTCCTGCGACACGCTCATCGTCATCCCGAACGACCGGCTGCTGCAGCTGGGCGACGCGGCGGTGAGCCTGATGGACGCCTTCCGCTCCGCCGACGAGGTGCTGCTCAACGGTGTCCAGGGCATCACCGACCTGATCACCACCCCCGGCCTGATCAACGTCGACTTCGCCGATGTCAAGTCCGTCATGTCCGGCGCCGGTTCGGCGCTGATGGGTATCGGCTCGGCGCGCGGTGAGGGCCGGTCGGTGAAGGCCGCGGAGACGGCGATCAACTCGCCGCTGCTCGAGGCGTCGATGGACGGCGCGCACGGCGTGCTGCTCTCGATCGCGGGCGGCTCCGATCTCGGCCTGTTCGAGATCAACGAGGCGGCGTCGCTGGTGCAGGAGGCCGCGCACATCGAGGCCAACATCATCTTCGGTACCGTCATCGACGATTCGCTGGGCGACGAGGTGCGGGTCACCGTCATCGCGGCGGGCTTCGACGGCGGCGGTCCGTCCCGCCGGGTGCTGGAGAACAACCCGGGCACCCGGGTCGGCACCAACCCGATCGGCGCGGGCCGGGCGGGCGAGGTCGGCCAGGCCAGGGCGAGCGAGGCGCCGGTGCGCGCCACCGAGCCCGCCACCAGCGGCGTCTCCAGCGGCCGGACCAGCGCGCCGAGCTACCGCGACACCGAGCGGTACCGCGAGTCCGAGCGGCAGCGGGTCACCGAGCAGGCGATGAACCGGGTGAACAATCCCGATCAGCGCGACGACGGCGACGATGACGACGACATCGAGGTGCCGATCTTCATGCGCCGCTAG
- the pgeF gene encoding peptidoglycan editing factor PgeF, with product MTSAPPTVTVRRVTTTRAGGFSAAPYDSFNLGDHVGDDPEAVRRNRVRLAEGIGLTPDRLVWMEQVHGRAVEIVDGPRAEPVPVTDALVTTVPGLALVVLTADCVPILLSDDEAGVIAAVHAGRIGARIGIVPRVLEAMVSVGARVDRIGAFLGPAASGRQYEVPAAMRADVEAHLPGSATTTVRKTPGLDLRAGISRQLTEAGVAGIAVDPRCTIEDKTLFSHRRGAPTGRIAGVIWMDPTA from the coding sequence ATGACTTCCGCACCTCCCACCGTGACCGTCCGCCGGGTGACCACCACCCGCGCCGGTGGCTTCTCCGCCGCCCCGTACGACTCGTTCAATCTGGGCGATCACGTCGGTGACGATCCGGAAGCCGTGCGCCGCAACCGGGTTCGGCTGGCCGAGGGCATCGGGCTCACCCCCGACCGGCTGGTGTGGATGGAACAGGTGCACGGCCGCGCCGTGGAGATCGTCGACGGCCCGCGCGCCGAGCCGGTGCCGGTGACCGACGCGCTGGTCACCACCGTGCCGGGGCTGGCGCTGGTGGTGCTCACCGCCGACTGCGTGCCGATCCTGCTCTCCGACGACGAGGCGGGCGTCATCGCCGCGGTGCACGCGGGCCGGATCGGCGCCCGGATCGGGATCGTGCCGCGGGTGCTCGAGGCGATGGTCTCGGTCGGCGCCCGGGTCGACCGGATCGGCGCCTTCCTCGGCCCCGCCGCCTCCGGCCGCCAGTACGAGGTGCCCGCGGCGATGCGCGCCGACGTCGAGGCCCACCTGCCCGGCAGCGCCACCACCACGGTCCGCAAGACCCCCGGCCTCGACCTGCGCGCGGGTATCAGCAGGCAGCTCACCGAGGCGGGTGTCGCCGGTATCGCGGTCGACCCGCGCTGCACCATCGAGGACAAGACCCTGTTCAGCCACCGGCGCGGCGCCCCGACCGGCCGCATCGCCGGTGTGATCTGGATGGATCCGACCGCATGA
- the wag31 gene encoding DivIVA-like cell division protein Wag31 has product MPLTPADVHNVAFSKPPIGKRGYNEDEVDAFLDLVEQELSRLIEENADLRQRVAELDTELADAKKNRGSAPVNAVKAPVQQAPPPAPEPIAPPVPAAPPAPMPVAAPVRDNSGPDANMQAAKVLTLAQEMADRLTTDAKTEAEGLLSNARANSERLVGDARTRSEAMIADARQKSDAMLSDAQNRSDTQIRQAKDKAEALTADAERQHAEIMATITQQRTVLESRIEQLKTFEREYRVRLKSYLESQLEELENRGSAVPVDGGEFAGETNGSANSLAPASFAKGGK; this is encoded by the coding sequence ATGCCGCTGACTCCTGCCGATGTGCATAACGTCGCGTTCAGCAAACCGCCGATCGGGAAGCGCGGCTACAACGAGGACGAGGTCGACGCCTTCCTGGATCTCGTCGAGCAGGAGCTCTCGCGCCTGATCGAGGAGAACGCCGACCTGCGTCAGCGGGTCGCCGAACTCGACACCGAGCTTGCCGACGCCAAGAAGAACCGCGGGTCCGCCCCGGTCAACGCCGTGAAGGCGCCGGTGCAGCAAGCACCGCCCCCAGCACCTGAACCGATCGCGCCACCGGTGCCCGCGGCACCGCCGGCGCCCATGCCGGTCGCCGCTCCGGTGCGCGACAACTCCGGCCCCGACGCGAACATGCAGGCCGCCAAGGTCCTCACGCTGGCGCAGGAGATGGCCGACCGGCTCACCACCGACGCCAAGACCGAGGCCGAGGGCCTGCTGTCGAACGCGCGGGCAAACTCCGAGCGACTGGTCGGCGACGCCCGCACCCGCTCGGAGGCGATGATCGCCGACGCGCGCCAGAAGTCCGACGCGATGCTGTCGGACGCGCAGAACCGCTCGGACACCCAGATCCGCCAGGCCAAGGACAAGGCCGAGGCGCTGACCGCCGACGCCGAGCGTCAGCACGCCGAGATCATGGCCACCATCACCCAGCAGCGCACGGTGCTGGAGAGCCGGATCGAGCAGCTCAAGACCTTCGAGCGCGAGTACCGCGTGCGGCTGAAGTCGTACCTGGAGTCGCAGCTGGAGGAGCTGGAGAACCGCGGGTCGGCCGTCCCGGTCGACGGCGGCGAGTTCGCCGGGGAAACCAACGGTTCGGCCAACAGTCTGGCTCCCGCCTCCTTCGCCAAGGGCGGCAAGTAA
- a CDS encoding YggS family pyridoxal phosphate-dependent enzyme: MSDARTAELSARLDGLLARIDAAVTAAGRPAGSVRLLPVTKFFPAADVEILHRLGRREFGESREQEASAKVAELAFDDVEWHMIGRLQRNKARAVARWAHTVHSVDSERLATALDSAAQDALAAGERTAPLRVLLQVSLDDDPGRGGVAPADLPALADLVAKAPGLDLAGLMAIPPLDADTHASFANLATLHTSLLERHADATELSAGMSGDLEVAVEHGSTCVRVGTALMGARPITSA; this comes from the coding sequence ATGAGCGATGCGCGCACCGCGGAACTGTCGGCGCGGCTCGACGGCCTGCTCGCCCGGATCGACGCCGCCGTGACCGCTGCGGGCCGACCGGCCGGTTCGGTCCGGCTGCTGCCGGTGACCAAGTTCTTCCCGGCCGCCGACGTCGAGATCCTCCACCGCCTCGGCAGGCGCGAGTTCGGCGAGTCCCGCGAGCAGGAGGCCTCGGCCAAGGTCGCCGAGCTGGCTTTCGACGACGTGGAATGGCACATGATCGGCCGGTTGCAGCGGAACAAGGCCCGCGCGGTGGCGCGCTGGGCGCACACCGTCCACTCGGTCGACAGCGAACGCCTGGCAACCGCGCTGGACAGCGCCGCGCAGGACGCACTGGCAGCCGGCGAGCGTACCGCGCCGCTGCGCGTGCTGCTCCAGGTGAGCCTCGACGACGACCCCGGGCGCGGGGGTGTCGCACCGGCCGATCTGCCCGCCCTGGCCGACCTGGTGGCGAAGGCTCCCGGGCTGGATCTGGCCGGTCTGATGGCGATTCCGCCCCTTGACGCCGATACTCATGCGTCGTTTGCGAATCTTGCGACTTTGCACACTTCGCTGCTGGAGCGACACGCCGACGCCACCGAACTTTCTGCAGGTATGTCGGGTGATTTGGAAGTTGCGGTCGAACACGGTTCGACCTGTGTGCGTGTCGGTACCGCCTTGATGGGCGCGCGACCGATAACCTCGGCGTAG